From Lycium ferocissimum isolate CSIRO_LF1 unplaced genomic scaffold, AGI_CSIRO_Lferr_CH_V1 ctg1649, whole genome shotgun sequence, one genomic window encodes:
- the LOC132042600 gene encoding uncharacterized protein LOC132042600, translated as MRDRWPRGKKWLKVASVETIPLELLKRSTTSRETNEEMDDILETKGNWLPNDLLFKVFLLLPAETLCGLRCVCKSLLNMINSPTFIEDHFRQSETVLITQNSFHEKKNVRSPFPLPSDKPNECYFHFWDIHSGKGHKACMPNNLRNIKCVLAACNGLVLAQIRNNEGLVVINPSTRNHIRVPLGTIGFVKECYGFMFSHFTGVYKVAHLFLDVSRNIHCEILNLTTRSWHAVDGPNPEEFGSITTNRCVSAVGALYWLPKSDGCNHVISLGFHDEKFLTVPLPISSTKNDRLVEIGGSLSFITHATLNLIQVWILKSGNWLKRYSINRLYDITGFVPLCASTKEMFFRREGCPLLHIYNFETEEMQGVNFESTKRNDDLQFCMPHVKSLVSWDSHLLQ; from the coding sequence ATGAGGGACAGGTGGCCAAGAGGTAAAAAGTGGCTTAAAGTGGCATCTGTAGAAACAATCCCGCTTGAACTGCTGAAACGAAGCACTACATCAAGGGAAACaaatgaagaaatggatgataTTTTAGAGACCAAGGGAAATTGGCTTCCTAATGACTTACTCTTTaaggtttttcttctacttCCTGCTGAAACTCTCTGTGGACTGCGTTGCGTATGCAAGTCGCTTCTCAACATGATCAACAGTCCGACTTTTATTGAAGATCATTTTCGTCAATCTGAGACGGTTCTAATTACTCAAAACTCCTTTCACGAGAAAAAAAACGTACGGTCACCTTTTCCACTACCTTCAGATAAGCCAAACGAATGTTATTTCCATTTCTGGGACATCCACAGCGGCAAAGGCCACAAAGCTTGTATGCCAAATAATTTGAGGAACATAAAGTGTGTTTTGGCTGCCTGCAATGGTTTGGTCCTGGCCCAGATTAGGAACAATGAAGGTCTAGTTGTTATAAATCCAAGTACACGGAACCACATCAGAGTGCCTCTTGGTACTATTGGCTTCGTGAAGGAGTGCTACGGATTCATGTTCAGCCACTTCACTGGTGTTTATAAAGTAGCACACTTGTTCCTCGATGTATCTAGAAACATTCACTGTGAGATCCTAAACCTTACGACAAGATCGTGGCATGCAGTAGATGGACCTAATCCAGAGGAATTTGGATCGATCACTACTAATAGATGTGTTTCAGCAGTTGGTGCTTTATATTGGCTTCCAAAGAGCGATGGCTGTAACCATGTTATCTCCTTGGGATTTCATGATGAGAAGTTTCTAACCGTACCGCTTCCCATCAGCAGCACCAAAAACGATCGACTTGTTGAGATTGGAGGCTCATTGAGCTTCATAACTCATGCCACGTTGAATTTGATTCAGGTATGGATACTGAAGAGTGGAAATTGGTTAAAGAGATATAGCATCAATAGGTTGTATGACATCACAGGGTTTGTTCCCCTTTGTGCTTCGACGAAGGAAATGTTTTTCAGGAGAGAAGGATGCCCTTTGTTACATATTTACAATTTTGAAACTGAAGAAATGCAGGGGGTCAATTTTGAAAGTACCAAGAGAAATGACGATTTGCAATTTTGCATGCCTCATGTAAAGTCCCTTGTTTCATGGGATAGTCATCTACTTCAGTAG